Proteins from a genomic interval of Xanthomonas sp. AM6:
- a CDS encoding FAD-dependent oxidoreductase has protein sequence MAEPRALHYDVVVAGAGPAGLAAALAAAGHGRRVALVDLQARAGGQIWRHDVAHAPPRLAARVLAQLAASKIEFLAQTQLLMAQPRQLLADGPQGARWLGYDALVLATGARELLLPFPGWTLPGVTGAGGAQALAKQGWPLVGKRVLVAGSGPLLLASAATLRRHGAQVLGIVEQAPLRALAGFAAQLPWRWPDKALQALALRAQLAGVAYHSGSVVLSAQGDGQLQSVEIDGPRGRRRIDCDQLAVGYGLVPNVELAQLLGCRLAHSGAHPCVAVDAQLRTSVEGVYAAGEALGIGGRDCARVEGAIAGHMAAGQGAAAQALQPRRRRARAFAALLQRHFALDRRIHALAAPDTLVCRCEDVPLSALRGYHDLRDAKLASRCGMGACQGRICGSALTELGLAPRPDDFSDDGRRPPLFPVRLDALAHAPADPLASALPLATLDQGVIP, from the coding sequence ATGGCTGAGCCGCGCGCGCTGCACTACGACGTGGTCGTGGCCGGCGCCGGCCCGGCCGGGCTGGCGGCGGCGCTGGCCGCGGCCGGACACGGCCGGCGCGTGGCGCTGGTCGACCTGCAGGCGCGCGCCGGCGGCCAGATCTGGCGCCACGACGTGGCGCATGCGCCGCCGCGGCTGGCCGCGCGCGTGCTGGCGCAGCTGGCGGCGAGCAAGATCGAGTTCCTGGCGCAGACCCAGTTGCTGATGGCGCAGCCGCGGCAGCTGCTGGCCGACGGCCCGCAGGGCGCGCGCTGGCTCGGCTACGACGCGCTGGTGCTGGCCACCGGCGCGCGCGAACTGCTGCTGCCGTTCCCGGGCTGGACCCTGCCCGGCGTCACCGGCGCCGGCGGCGCGCAGGCGCTGGCCAAGCAGGGCTGGCCGCTGGTCGGCAAGCGCGTGCTGGTCGCCGGCAGCGGCCCGCTGCTGCTGGCCAGCGCGGCGACGCTGCGCCGCCACGGCGCGCAGGTGCTGGGCATCGTCGAACAGGCCCCGCTGCGCGCGCTGGCCGGCTTCGCCGCGCAGTTGCCGTGGCGCTGGCCGGACAAGGCGCTGCAGGCGCTGGCGCTGCGCGCGCAGCTGGCCGGCGTCGCGTACCACAGCGGCAGCGTGGTGCTGTCGGCGCAGGGCGATGGCCAGCTGCAGTCCGTCGAGATCGACGGCCCGCGCGGCCGCCGCCGCATCGATTGCGACCAGCTGGCGGTGGGCTACGGCCTGGTGCCGAACGTGGAACTGGCGCAACTGCTGGGTTGCCGCTTGGCGCACAGCGGCGCGCATCCGTGCGTGGCGGTGGATGCGCAGCTGCGCACCAGCGTCGAAGGCGTCTACGCCGCTGGCGAAGCGCTGGGCATCGGCGGCCGCGACTGCGCGCGCGTGGAAGGCGCGATCGCCGGGCACATGGCGGCCGGGCAGGGCGCCGCGGCGCAGGCGCTGCAACCGCGGCGGCGCCGCGCGCGCGCCTTCGCCGCGCTGCTGCAGCGCCATTTCGCGCTGGACCGGCGCATCCACGCGCTGGCCGCGCCGGACACGCTGGTGTGCCGCTGCGAGGACGTGCCGCTGTCGGCGCTGCGCGGCTACCACGACCTGCGCGACGCCAAGCTGGCCTCGCGCTGCGGCATGGGCGCCTGCCAGGGCCGCATCTGCGGCAGCGCGCTGACCGAGCTGGGGCTGGCGCCGCGGCCCGACGATTTCTCCGACGACGGCCGCCGGCCGCCGCTGTTCCCGGTGCGGCTGGATGCGCTCGCGCATGCGCCGGCCGATCCGCTCGCTTCCGCACTTCCCCTCGCAACCCTAGACCAAGGTGTCATCCCATGA
- a CDS encoding (2Fe-2S)-binding protein, whose amino-acid sequence MSAPTLRLQVNGQSLEVLAGSSVAAAVAQVAVHFRRSRSGQPRAPLCGMGVCSECRVRIDGVGQLRACVTPARDGMQVWTDG is encoded by the coding sequence GTGAGCGCGCCGACCTTGCGCCTGCAGGTCAACGGGCAGAGCCTGGAAGTGCTGGCCGGCAGCAGCGTGGCCGCGGCGGTGGCGCAGGTCGCGGTGCATTTCCGCCGCTCGCGCAGCGGCCAGCCGCGCGCGCCGCTGTGCGGCATGGGCGTGTGCAGCGAATGCCGGGTGCGCATCGACGGCGTCGGTCAGTTGCGCGCCTGCGTCACTCCCGCACGCGACGGAATGCAGGTGTGGACCGATGGCTGA
- a CDS encoding FAD-dependent oxidoreductase, with the protein MSGFDLIVVGAGIVGAACADAAAAAGLRVAIVESGGIGGGSTAAAMGHLVAMDEDPAELALSAYSLRLWEEFAQLPAAEYSRCGTLWVARQAHELEAIPAKIQRLAAAGVRAEAIDADALYRLEPALVPGLAGGMRVAAEAVVYPPRMARHLVERALAAGAQLFAGRRALALAAEGVRLDDGTRLHGPVLVATGCALPELLPELPMRARKGQLVITDRYPGFVGHQLLELGYADSAHGSDGSSVAFNVQPRPTGQILIGSSREFDASDRGVSMPMLQRMLERAFAFLPGLRQLQAIRVWTGLRPATPDGRPYLGAVPERSGVWVAAGHEGLGVTTALGSARLLLDLLLQRTPALDPAPFAPARALS; encoded by the coding sequence ATGAGCGGTTTCGACCTGATCGTCGTTGGCGCCGGCATCGTCGGCGCGGCCTGCGCCGATGCGGCCGCGGCCGCCGGCCTGCGCGTGGCGATCGTCGAGTCCGGCGGCATCGGCGGCGGTTCCACCGCCGCGGCGATGGGCCATCTGGTGGCGATGGACGAGGACCCGGCGGAGCTGGCGCTGTCGGCGTATTCGCTGCGCCTGTGGGAGGAATTCGCGCAGTTGCCGGCGGCCGAGTACAGCCGCTGCGGCACGCTGTGGGTGGCGCGGCAGGCGCACGAGCTGGAGGCGATCCCGGCCAAGATCCAGCGCCTGGCCGCCGCCGGCGTGCGCGCCGAGGCGATCGACGCCGATGCGCTGTACCGGCTGGAGCCGGCGCTGGTGCCGGGCCTGGCCGGCGGCATGCGCGTGGCCGCCGAGGCGGTGGTGTATCCGCCGCGGATGGCGCGGCACCTGGTCGAGCGCGCGCTGGCTGCCGGCGCGCAGCTGTTCGCCGGGCGCCGCGCGCTGGCGCTGGCTGCCGAAGGCGTGCGCCTGGACGACGGCACCCGCCTGCATGGGCCGGTGCTGGTCGCCACCGGCTGCGCGTTGCCGGAACTGCTGCCGGAATTGCCGATGCGCGCGCGCAAGGGCCAACTGGTGATCACCGACCGCTATCCCGGCTTCGTCGGCCACCAGTTGCTGGAGCTGGGCTATGCCGACAGCGCGCACGGCAGCGACGGCAGCAGCGTGGCGTTCAACGTGCAGCCGCGGCCGACCGGGCAGATCCTGATCGGTTCCTCGCGCGAGTTCGACGCCAGCGACCGCGGCGTGTCGATGCCGATGCTGCAGCGCATGCTCGAGCGCGCGTTCGCGTTCCTGCCCGGGCTGCGCCAGTTGCAGGCGATCCGGGTCTGGACCGGGCTGCGCCCGGCCACGCCGGACGGGCGTCCCTACCTGGGCGCAGTGCCCGAGCGCAGCGGGGTGTGGGTCGCGGCCGGCCACGAAGGGCTGGGCGTGACCACCGCGCTGGGCAGCGCGCGGCTGCTGCTGGACCTGCTGCTGCAGCGCACCCCGGCGCTGGACCCGGCGCCGTTCGCACCGGCGCGGGCGCTGTCGTGA